From the Anaerolineae bacterium genome, the window TAATTTCCGAAAAACTGGGCAAGCCTCCCCTCTTCGTTAATACCCCCTCGGGCTTCCAGTGCCGCTATACCGACCGGGAAACCATGGAGATTTTCACCATGGTACTGGCCGGAAGGGTGAACAAGCTACTGGTGGAAAAGCTTCAGAAACTCGGGGTCAACGCCATTGGCCTTTCGGGGCTCGATGGAGGGCTGATAAGAGGGGAACGAAAAGGGGTGATAATTGCCCAGGAGGGAGGGAAGAAGAAAGTCCTTAAGGGAGACTACGGGGGGACCGTGAAAGCTGTAAACGCGGAGCTTCTCCTGCTTCTCCTTGAACGAGGGTATACCCCTGTAATTGCTCCTGTGGCTTTAAGCGACGAAGGGGAAGCCCTGAACGTGGATGGAGATAGGGTGGCAGCAGCGGTGGCTGGAGCTCTGGGGGCTGAGACCCTGCTTATACTCTCGGGGGTTCCAGGACTTCTGAGCGTTTTCCCCGATGAATCCACCCTTATAACCGAAATCCCCGCTCCTAAATTGGGTGAATGTATTGAGCTTTACGCTCAGGGTAGGATGAAGAAAAAGCTTCTGGGGGCTGTGGAAGCTCTCAACTATGGGGTGCCCTTGGTCATCTTGGCCGATGGCCGGGTTGAAAAGCCCATCCGCAGGGCTCTTGAGGGATGTGGAACCTTCATTAGGCAGGGAGGCTAAACGATGGATTACATAGCTCTGGAGGAAGCCCACACGAGTGGTTTCTACAGGAAACAGCCAGTAGTCCTGGTAAGGGGAGAAGGGGCAAAAGTATGGGATGTGGAGGGACGAGAATACATTGATTGCACATCGGGCCATGGAGTGGCTAATATCGGACATGCTAACCCTTATGTTGCTGAGGCC encodes:
- a CDS encoding [LysW]-aminoadipate kinase, giving the protein MLVVKFGGNGDLNLEAFCSDVAFMVQNGHKVVVVHGGSREMDLISEKLGKPPLFVNTPSGFQCRYTDRETMEIFTMVLAGRVNKLLVEKLQKLGVNAIGLSGLDGGLIRGERKGVIIAQEGGKKKVLKGDYGGTVKAVNAELLLLLLERGYTPVIAPVALSDEGEALNVDGDRVAAAVAGALGAETLLILSGVPGLLSVFPDESTLITEIPAPKLGECIELYAQGRMKKKLLGAVEALNYGVPLVILADGRVEKPIRRALEGCGTFIRQGG